A window of the Candidatus Methylomirabilota bacterium genome harbors these coding sequences:
- a CDS encoding aldehyde ferredoxin oxidoreductase C-terminal domain-containing protein has protein sequence MTTATLSAKTTKKPTRATSDLPGGYAGRLLRVDLTKRKCWAEPWGPAEMRELLGGVGLGAMILYRETATKGGKGNVAWDHPDNRLVLATGPIAGLPAWGSSGLTVVTVGAGTNGPTSTQANGFFGTNLKYSGYDAIVLQGQAKGWVYLYINDDVVELRDAKHLLGKDTWETQDALYADTGLAGHQLSVYSIGPAGENLARFAAIQGDYGHVASKNGCGAVMGKKKLKAVAIVRGTKSLRAADPRGLIQAADDIGFDLRTDPSAKSLYEYGTLPGVVNLGKMGALPIKNYTTNVPPTDMSRWEAPKLREGFDHRGHQCSACGMHHCHMSVIRQGEHKGAIVDEPEYEGWSGAGWAIGAVEDIDGVAWLNTQLDKACLDVNEFGWVCGWVMEGQEKGYITEKQLGFRLKWGDIKGADRLIQMISHREGFGDILAEGMKRAAERLGGAAKDAAIYTLKGAAPRGHDHRARWDEMLDTCTSGTGTLESGVPVHPAEVGQPTRINPFDGEAVAKFVAGIRGRRNFEDSLGMCIFTTRTRLENLCRVLNAATGWDVTVPETVRFGRRTAAILRALSLRCGLTPALERPSTRYGSTPVDGPAKGQAVGQQWEKMVDTWYREVGYDRKTGKPLPATLKGLGLDWLAKELWGKKA, from the coding sequence ATGACGACTGCGACGCTCTCGGCGAAGACGACGAAGAAGCCCACGCGCGCGACCTCCGACCTGCCCGGCGGCTACGCGGGCCGGCTCCTGCGCGTGGACCTCACGAAGCGGAAGTGCTGGGCGGAGCCGTGGGGCCCGGCCGAGATGCGCGAGCTGCTCGGCGGCGTCGGCCTCGGCGCGATGATCCTCTACCGCGAGACCGCGACGAAGGGCGGCAAGGGGAACGTCGCCTGGGACCATCCCGACAACCGGCTCGTCCTGGCGACCGGGCCGATCGCGGGCTTGCCCGCCTGGGGCTCGAGCGGCCTCACCGTCGTGACCGTCGGCGCCGGGACCAACGGGCCGACCTCGACGCAGGCCAACGGCTTCTTCGGGACGAACCTCAAGTACTCCGGCTACGACGCGATCGTCCTCCAGGGCCAGGCGAAGGGCTGGGTCTACCTCTACATCAACGACGACGTCGTCGAGCTGCGCGACGCCAAGCACCTCCTCGGCAAGGACACCTGGGAGACGCAGGACGCGCTCTACGCCGACACCGGGCTCGCGGGCCACCAGCTCTCGGTCTACTCGATCGGCCCGGCGGGCGAGAACCTCGCCCGCTTCGCCGCGATCCAGGGCGACTACGGTCACGTCGCCTCCAAGAACGGCTGCGGCGCGGTCATGGGCAAGAAGAAGCTCAAGGCCGTGGCGATCGTGCGCGGGACGAAGTCGCTGCGCGCGGCGGATCCGCGCGGGCTCATCCAGGCCGCCGACGACATCGGCTTCGATCTCCGGACCGACCCCTCCGCCAAGTCGCTCTACGAGTACGGCACGCTCCCTGGAGTCGTGAACCTCGGGAAGATGGGCGCGCTCCCGATCAAGAACTACACGACCAACGTCCCGCCGACCGACATGAGCCGGTGGGAGGCACCGAAGCTCCGCGAGGGGTTCGACCACCGCGGCCACCAGTGCAGCGCGTGCGGCATGCACCACTGCCACATGTCGGTCATCCGCCAGGGCGAGCACAAGGGCGCGATCGTCGACGAGCCCGAGTACGAGGGCTGGTCCGGCGCGGGCTGGGCCATCGGCGCCGTCGAGGACATCGACGGTGTCGCCTGGCTCAACACCCAGCTGGACAAGGCGTGCCTCGACGTCAACGAGTTCGGCTGGGTGTGCGGCTGGGTGATGGAGGGCCAGGAGAAGGGCTACATCACGGAGAAGCAGCTCGGGTTCCGCCTCAAGTGGGGCGACATCAAGGGCGCCGACCGGCTGATCCAGATGATCAGCCACCGCGAGGGCTTCGGCGACATCCTGGCCGAGGGGATGAAGCGGGCCGCGGAACGGCTCGGCGGCGCCGCGAAGGACGCCGCGATCTACACCCTGAAGGGCGCCGCGCCGCGCGGCCACGATCATCGGGCGCGCTGGGACGAGATGCTCGACACGTGCACGTCGGGGACGGGCACGCTCGAGAGCGGCGTGCCGGTCCACCCGGCGGAAGTGGGTCAGCCCACGCGCATCAACCCCTTCGACGGCGAAGCCGTGGCGAAGTTCGTGGCCGGGATCCGCGGTCGCCGGAACTTCGAAGACTCCCTCGGGATGTGCATCTTCACCACGCGCACCCGGCTGGAGAACCTCTGTCGCGTTCTCAACGCGGCCACCGGCTGGGACGTCACCGTGCCGGAGACGGTCCGATTCGGGCGCCGCACGGCCGCCATCCTGCGCGCGCTGTCGCTCCGCTGTGGCCTCACGCCCGCCCTCGAGCGGCCGTCCACCCGTTACGGCTCGACGCCGGTCGACGGTCCCGCCAAGGGCCAGGCCGTCGGCCAGCAGTGGGAGAAGATGGTCGACACTTGGTACCGCGAGGTCGGCTACGACCGGAAGACGGGGAAACCCCTGCCGGCCACGCTGAAGGGCCTCGGCCTCGACTGGCTCGCGAAGGAGCTCTGGGGCAAGAAGGCGTAG
- a CDS encoding FAD-dependent oxidoreductase, whose amino-acid sequence MPKRHLIIGGGTAGMNAMRTIREEESERSEITLVSAERPYSRMVLPYYLDRSIAESHVFTATAKVLADWGVKTHLGRRASALDAKAGVCTLDDGTKVQYDDCLVATGSSAVRAPVPGSDGPGVHSFWTLDEARGVIAAIKPGSHVVMVGAGFIAFTILNSILSLGAKLTIVEVAPRILPRMVDDAGAKLVEAWLTKHGVAIRTDARLAKIEDAKGRKRLRFAGAADIVADVVIMATGIKTNLDWLKSSGVTVNRGIVVDDRLRSSVPNVYAAGDVAEGRDLISGEGAVHAIEPTAQEHGRVVGANMAGKDVRYRGSLIINIVEVCHLDVASFGAWDDTKAEAVTGLDAPRPAYRKLLFRGDRLTGAIILGPSSDIWTTNDVGMLKGLVQSGVSLGRWKEHLRKRPFDVKPAFIASHTTRTLLPITILGRPAKAPGDTPVAV is encoded by the coding sequence ATGCCCAAGCGCCATCTCATCATCGGCGGCGGCACGGCGGGCATGAACGCGATGCGCACGATCCGCGAGGAGGAGTCCGAGCGCTCGGAGATCACGCTGGTGAGCGCCGAGCGGCCCTACTCGCGGATGGTCCTCCCGTACTACCTCGACCGCTCGATCGCCGAGTCCCACGTCTTCACGGCGACGGCGAAGGTCCTCGCCGACTGGGGGGTCAAGACGCACCTCGGCCGGCGCGCGTCGGCGCTCGACGCGAAGGCGGGCGTGTGCACCCTGGACGACGGCACGAAGGTCCAGTACGACGACTGCCTCGTCGCCACGGGCTCGTCCGCCGTGCGGGCGCCGGTGCCGGGCTCCGACGGGCCCGGCGTCCACTCGTTCTGGACGCTCGACGAGGCGCGCGGCGTCATCGCGGCGATCAAGCCCGGGAGCCACGTCGTCATGGTCGGCGCGGGCTTCATCGCGTTCACGATCCTCAACTCGATCCTGTCGCTCGGCGCCAAGCTGACGATCGTGGAGGTGGCGCCGCGCATCCTGCCGCGCATGGTCGACGACGCGGGGGCGAAGCTCGTCGAGGCGTGGCTCACGAAGCACGGCGTCGCCATCCGCACCGACGCGCGGCTGGCGAAGATCGAGGACGCCAAGGGCCGGAAGCGCCTCCGGTTCGCCGGCGCCGCGGACATCGTCGCCGACGTGGTGATCATGGCGACCGGGATCAAGACGAACCTCGACTGGCTCAAGAGCTCCGGCGTCACGGTCAACCGCGGGATCGTGGTGGACGACCGCCTGCGCTCGAGCGTGCCGAACGTCTACGCCGCGGGCGACGTCGCCGAGGGGCGCGACCTGATCTCGGGGGAGGGCGCGGTGCACGCGATCGAGCCCACGGCCCAGGAGCACGGGCGGGTCGTCGGCGCCAACATGGCGGGCAAGGACGTGCGCTACCGCGGGAGCCTCATCATCAACATCGTCGAGGTCTGCCACCTCGACGTTGCCTCGTTCGGCGCGTGGGACGACACCAAGGCCGAGGCGGTGACGGGCCTCGACGCCCCGCGTCCGGCCTACCGGAAGCTCCTGTTCCGCGGCGACCGGCTCACCGGCGCGATCATCCTCGGCCCGTCGAGCGACATCTGGACGACCAACGACGTCGGCATGCTGAAGGGGCTCGTCCAGTCCGGCGTGTCGCTCGGGCGCTGGAAGGAGCACCTGCGGAAGCGCCCGTTCGACGTGAAGCCGGCGTTCATCGCCTCGCACACGACCCGCACGCTGCTCCCCATAACCATCCTCGGACGCCCCGCGAAGGCGCCCGGCGACACCCCGGTGGCCGTATGA
- a CDS encoding 2-hydroxy-3-oxopropionate reductase, giving the protein MAQVIGFIGLGIMGRPMARNLLKAGDSLVVHSRSRGPVDEIVKAGAKAGASPRDVAGQCDVLITMLPNSPDVELVALGKDGIVEGARPGLIFADMSTISPIVSQKVGKALAAKGVRMLDAPVSGGEKGAIDAALSIMVGGDKAVFDAVLPIFQAMGKTITHLGPLGFGGFTKLANQIIVAMNLTALAEALTLAKKAGLDRELTLTALAGGLAGSKCLDQKKANYLANTYTPGFKIDLHVKDLGLIMESARALGVPLPATAIVQELFSALRVKGGGGLDHSGVITLLEDLAGVSA; this is encoded by the coding sequence ATGGCGCAAGTGATTGGATTCATTGGGCTCGGCATCATGGGACGGCCCATGGCGAGAAACCTCCTGAAGGCCGGCGACTCCCTCGTCGTCCACAGCCGGAGCCGCGGGCCGGTCGACGAGATCGTGAAGGCCGGCGCCAAGGCAGGCGCCTCGCCGCGCGACGTCGCGGGCCAGTGCGACGTGCTGATCACGATGCTGCCGAACTCGCCCGACGTCGAGCTGGTCGCGCTCGGCAAGGACGGCATCGTCGAGGGCGCGCGGCCGGGCCTGATTTTCGCGGACATGTCGACGATCTCGCCCATCGTCTCGCAGAAGGTCGGCAAGGCGCTCGCCGCGAAGGGCGTCAGGATGCTCGACGCGCCGGTCTCGGGCGGCGAGAAGGGGGCGATCGACGCGGCGCTCTCGATCATGGTCGGCGGCGACAAGGCGGTCTTCGACGCCGTCCTGCCGATCTTCCAGGCGATGGGCAAGACCATCACGCATCTCGGCCCGCTCGGCTTCGGCGGGTTCACGAAGCTCGCCAACCAGATCATCGTCGCGATGAACCTGACGGCGCTCGCCGAGGCGCTCACACTCGCGAAGAAGGCGGGACTCGACCGCGAGCTCACGCTCACGGCACTGGCGGGCGGGCTCGCCGGCTCCAAGTGCCTCGACCAGAAGAAGGCGAACTACCTCGCGAACACGTACACCCCGGGCTTCAAGATCGACCTGCACGTCAAGGACCTCGGCCTCATCATGGAGTCCGCGCGCGCCCTCGGCGTGCCGTTGCCCGCGACGGCGATCGTGCAGGAACTGTTCAGCGCGCTCCGCGTGAAGGGCGGAGGCGGCCTCGACCACTCGGGCGTGATCACCCTGCTGGAAGACCTCGCGGGCGTCTCCGCGTGA